Proteins from one Oenanthe melanoleuca isolate GR-GAL-2019-014 chromosome 1, OMel1.0, whole genome shotgun sequence genomic window:
- the CNMD gene encoding leukocyte cell-derived chemotaxin 1, which translates to MAGGSEKVPIARAGPDDVELCLPPAYAAAAPPAPGRLLKAGAAVLIAGALLLLAGAIGAFYFWKATERQVYNVHYTMSINGKVQDGSMEIDAGNNLETFKTGSGSEEAVEVHDFQIGITGIRFAEGEKCYIKAQPKAHIPEVDAMAKASLSSELEDEIMPVRFDKNSLIWVAADEPIKHNSFLSPKILELCRDLPIFWLRPTYPKDNQWREMKRNKRQSESNFGEEDLEAASEEVNPRSHAVQLTQELGHQANETRPMGQETDQAFNPDNPYNQLEGEGMAFDPMLDHLGVCCIECRRSYTQCQRICEPLMGYQPWPYNYQGCRTACRIIMPCSWWVARIMGVV; encoded by the exons atggcagggggctcCGAGAAGGTGCCCATCGCCCGAGCGGGGCCCGACGAtgtggagctgtgcctgcccccC GCGTACGCGGcggccgcgccccccgcgcccggGCGGCTGCTGAAGGCCGGGGCCGCCGTGCTGATCGCCggggcgctgctgctgctggccggGGCCATCGGCGCCTTCTACTTCTGGAAAGCCACGGAGCGGCAG GTGTACAACGTTCACTATACTATGAGCATTAATGGAAAAGTACAAGATGGATCAATGGAAATAGATGCTGGAAACAACTTAGAGACATTCAAAACAGGAAGTGGGAGTGAAGAGGCTGTTGAAGTCCATGATTTTCAGATC GGCATAACTGGGATCCGTTTTGCTGAAGGAGAAAAGTGTTACATCAAAGCTCAGCCAAAAGCTCACATCCCTGAAGTTGATGCTATGGCTAAAGCAAGCCTCTCATCTGAGCTG GAAGATGAAATCATGCCTGTGAGATTTGACAAAAACTCCCTTATCTGGGTGGCTGCAGATGAGCCTATCAAGCATAACAGCTTCCTAAGCCCCAAAATTTTAGAGCTTTGCAGGGATCTTCCAATTTTCTGGCTGCGACCAACATATCCCAAAG ATAACCAGTGgagagaaatgaagagaaacaaGCGCCAATCAGAATCAAACTTTGGTGAGGAAGACTTGGAAGCTGCTTCTGAAGAAGTAAACCCCAGGTCACATGCTGTGCAGCTGACTCAAGAGCTTGGCCACCAGGCTAATGAAACCAGGCCAATGGGACAAGAAACTGATCAAGCATTTAATCCAGACAACCCATACAAT cagctggaaggtgAAGGGATGGCTTTTGACCCCATGCTGGATCACCTGGGCGTGTGCTGCATCGAGTGCCGGCGAAGTTACACGCAGTGCCAGCGGATCTGCGAGCCCCTCATGGGCTACCAGCCCTGGCCCTACAACTACCAGGGCTGCCGCACCGCCTGCCGCATCATCATGCCCTGCAGCTGGTGGGTTGCTCGGATCATGGGCGTTGTGTGA